One genomic window of Thermococcus indicus includes the following:
- the pheT gene encoding phenylalanine--tRNA ligase subunit beta, protein MPKFDVSKADLERLVGKEFSVEEWEDLFLYAKCELDDVWEEDGRIYFKVDSKDTNRPDLWSAEGIARQIRWALGFEKGLPKYEVEESGVTVYVDEKLKDIRPYGLYAIVEGLSLDEEALRQMINLQEKVALTFGRRRREVAIGVFDFDKIKPPIYYRAAEKTEKFVPLGFEEEMTLEEILEKHEKGKEYGHLIRDKPYYPLLVDSEGKVLSMPPIINSEITGRVTPETRNVLIDVTGWDLNKVMLALNVVVTALAERGGKIKSVKVVYPDFEIRTPDLTPKEFEVELDYIKRLTGLELSDGDIKDLLERMMYSVEIVDGRARLRYPAFRDDIMHARDVLEDVLIAYGYNEMEPEEPELAVQGRGDKFIEFEDAVRELMVGYGLQEVMTFNLTNRESQYGKMLLEPGEDRFSHPPAELVEIENPISPKWSALRVWLIPSLLDFLSQNTHEEYPQRIFEVGKATLIDESRETKTVSESKVAVALAHPRVTFTEAKEILESVMHHLGFTYELEGVDHPSFIPGRAGKIVVEGKPIGIIGEIHPAVLENWGIEMPVAAFEMFLKPLYRAPYL, encoded by the coding sequence ATGCCGAAGTTCGATGTTTCCAAGGCTGACCTTGAGAGGCTGGTCGGAAAGGAATTCAGCGTTGAGGAGTGGGAAGACCTCTTCCTCTACGCGAAATGCGAGCTGGACGACGTCTGGGAGGAGGACGGCAGGATATACTTCAAGGTGGACTCAAAGGACACCAACAGGCCCGACCTCTGGAGCGCCGAGGGAATAGCGAGGCAGATCCGCTGGGCGCTCGGCTTTGAAAAGGGCCTTCCGAAATACGAAGTCGAGGAGAGCGGTGTAACCGTTTACGTTGATGAGAAGCTGAAGGATATCCGCCCCTACGGTCTCTACGCCATCGTTGAGGGTCTCAGCCTCGACGAGGAGGCACTCAGGCAGATGATAAACCTCCAGGAAAAGGTCGCCCTAACGTTCGGAAGGAGGAGGAGAGAGGTAGCGATAGGCGTCTTCGACTTCGACAAGATAAAGCCGCCGATCTACTACCGCGCCGCAGAGAAGACCGAAAAGTTCGTCCCGCTGGGCTTCGAGGAGGAGATGACGCTCGAGGAGATACTGGAGAAGCACGAAAAGGGGAAGGAGTACGGCCACCTGATCAGGGACAAACCCTATTACCCCCTGCTCGTTGACAGCGAGGGCAAAGTCCTCTCGATGCCCCCAATTATAAACTCCGAGATAACCGGCAGGGTGACCCCGGAGACGAGAAACGTCCTCATCGACGTGACCGGCTGGGACTTGAACAAAGTCATGCTCGCCCTCAACGTCGTCGTAACGGCTTTAGCGGAGCGCGGAGGGAAGATCAAGAGCGTTAAGGTTGTCTACCCGGACTTCGAGATCAGGACCCCCGACCTCACCCCGAAGGAGTTTGAGGTCGAGCTCGATTACATCAAGAGGCTCACCGGCCTCGAGCTGAGTGACGGGGATATCAAAGACCTCCTTGAGAGGATGATGTACAGCGTCGAAATCGTCGATGGCAGAGCAAGACTCCGCTATCCGGCCTTCCGCGACGACATAATGCACGCCCGCGACGTCCTGGAGGACGTGCTCATAGCCTACGGATACAACGAAATGGAACCGGAGGAGCCGGAGCTGGCCGTCCAGGGAAGGGGCGACAAGTTCATCGAGTTCGAGGACGCCGTCAGGGAGCTCATGGTCGGCTACGGCCTCCAGGAGGTCATGACCTTCAACCTGACGAACAGGGAATCCCAGTACGGGAAGATGCTGCTCGAACCCGGTGAGGACCGCTTCAGCCACCCGCCCGCGGAGCTCGTTGAGATAGAGAACCCCATAAGCCCCAAGTGGTCCGCCCTGCGGGTCTGGCTCATCCCGAGCCTCCTCGATTTCCTGAGCCAGAACACCCACGAGGAGTACCCGCAGAGAATCTTCGAGGTCGGGAAGGCTACGCTCATAGACGAGAGCAGGGAGACCAAAACGGTCAGTGAGAGCAAGGTCGCCGTTGCCCTCGCCCACCCGCGCGTTACCTTCACCGAGGCCAAGGAAATACTTGAGAGCGTGATGCACCACCTCGGCTTCACATACGAGCTCGAGGGCGTT
- the pheS gene encoding phenylalanine--tRNA ligase subunit alpha produces the protein MELSYQEKFTLIKLSEVGKTKFEELVKRAGLDQVAVMRAVLGLQSKGLAKLHEKSERVVRLTETGRKYAEIGLPEWRALAVLKERKKVTLDDLGDVLSEDELKPIVGLLRKEGWASVRKEDGKLVLEITEKGLNAEERPVDVALKLLTEKGTVPLGEIEGLIPVKELKRRKIAEEDSVTERFVEITPEGAELVKGGIELKEEVSNLTPELIKSGKWREVEFKRFNISAPVRRIYPGKKQPYRAFLDKIRRRLIEMGFIEMTVKSLIETQFWNFDALFQPQNHPARDWTDTYQLKYPKSGHLPVEELVASVKAAHEHGGDTGSRGWGYVWSPERAMLLMPRAHGTALSGRQLARGVEIPGKYFTIQRVFRPDVLDRTHLIEFNQVDGFVVGEDLNFRNLLGILKRFAVEIAGAKKVKFLPDYYPFTEPSVQMSAYHPELGWVEFGGAGIFREEMTKALRVDVPVIAWGIGIDRLAMFKLGIDDIRYLFSYDLRWLREARLVW, from the coding sequence ATGGAGCTAAGCTACCAGGAGAAATTCACGCTCATAAAGCTCAGCGAAGTTGGAAAGACTAAATTCGAAGAGCTCGTCAAAAGGGCCGGTCTGGATCAGGTCGCTGTTATGAGAGCGGTTCTCGGCCTTCAGAGCAAGGGACTGGCGAAGCTCCACGAGAAAAGTGAGAGGGTTGTCAGGCTCACCGAGACCGGAAGAAAGTACGCGGAGATAGGTCTCCCAGAGTGGAGGGCGCTGGCGGTTCTGAAGGAAAGGAAAAAGGTAACCCTGGATGACCTGGGGGACGTTCTCAGCGAGGATGAGCTTAAACCCATCGTCGGCCTCCTGAGGAAAGAGGGCTGGGCGAGCGTTAGGAAGGAGGACGGGAAGTTAGTCCTCGAAATCACCGAGAAGGGACTCAACGCGGAAGAGAGGCCCGTCGATGTCGCACTCAAACTCCTCACGGAGAAGGGGACCGTACCCCTGGGCGAGATTGAGGGACTCATTCCCGTTAAAGAGCTCAAGAGAAGGAAGATTGCGGAGGAAGATTCCGTTACCGAGAGGTTCGTCGAGATAACCCCAGAGGGAGCGGAGCTCGTGAAGGGCGGCATTGAGCTGAAGGAGGAGGTCTCCAACCTGACCCCCGAGCTGATAAAGTCCGGAAAATGGCGCGAGGTCGAGTTCAAGCGCTTCAACATCTCGGCACCGGTTCGGAGGATTTACCCGGGCAAGAAGCAGCCCTACAGGGCCTTCCTCGACAAAATTAGGAGAAGGCTCATCGAGATGGGCTTCATCGAGATGACGGTCAAGAGTCTCATAGAAACCCAGTTCTGGAACTTCGATGCGCTCTTCCAGCCCCAGAACCACCCCGCCAGGGACTGGACCGATACCTACCAGCTCAAATACCCGAAGAGCGGCCATCTGCCTGTGGAGGAACTCGTCGCCAGCGTCAAGGCCGCCCACGAGCACGGCGGCGATACGGGTTCCCGCGGCTGGGGCTACGTCTGGTCTCCGGAGAGGGCCATGCTCCTCATGCCGAGGGCACACGGAACCGCCCTGAGCGGCAGACAGCTCGCCAGGGGCGTTGAGATACCCGGAAAATACTTCACGATTCAGCGCGTCTTCCGTCCGGACGTCCTCGACAGGACCCACCTCATAGAGTTCAACCAGGTCGATGGCTTCGTCGTCGGCGAGGATTTGAACTTCAGGAACCTCCTCGGGATACTCAAGCGCTTCGCGGTGGAGATAGCCGGGGCCAAGAAGGTCAAGTTCCTGCCGGACTACTACCCGTTCACCGAGCCGAGCGTCCAGATGAGCGCCTACCACCCCGAGCTCGGCTGGGTTGAGTTCGGCGGTGCCGGAATCTTCCGCGAGGAGATGACGAAGGCCCTCAGAGTTGATGTCCCTGTCATAGCCTGGGGAATAGGAATCGACAGGCTTGCTATGTTCAAACTCGGAATAGACGACATCCGCTACCTCTTCAGCTACGACCTGCGCTGGCTGAGGGAGGCGAGGCTGGTCTGGTGA
- the tdh gene encoding L-threonine 3-dehydrogenase has translation MAEKMPAIMKTKPAYGAELVEVDVPKPGPGEVLIKVLATSICGTDLHIYEWNEWAQSRIKPPQIMGHEVAGEVVEVGPGVDTLEVGDYISAETHIVCGKCYACRHNRYHVCQNTKIFGVDMDGVFAEYAIVPAQNAWKNPKGMPPEYAALQEPLGNAVDTVLAGPIAGRSTLITGAGPLGLLGIAVAKASGAYPVIVSEPSEFRRELAKKVGADYVINPFEEDPVKAVMDITDGAGVEVFLEFSGAPKALEQGLAATTPGGRVSLLGLFPRDVTVDFNNLIIFKALEVHGITGRHLWETWYTVSSLIQSGRLNLDPVITHKYKGFEKFEEAFELMKAGKTGKVVFFPHKG, from the coding sequence ATGGCTGAAAAGATGCCGGCTATCATGAAAACGAAGCCCGCTTACGGTGCCGAGCTCGTTGAAGTCGATGTTCCCAAGCCGGGGCCGGGCGAAGTGCTCATCAAGGTTCTCGCCACCAGCATCTGTGGAACCGACCTTCACATCTACGAGTGGAACGAGTGGGCCCAGAGCAGGATTAAGCCGCCGCAGATAATGGGCCACGAGGTCGCCGGAGAGGTGGTCGAGGTCGGACCCGGCGTTGACACCCTCGAGGTCGGCGACTACATAAGCGCCGAGACCCACATCGTCTGCGGAAAGTGCTACGCCTGCAGGCACAACCGCTACCACGTCTGCCAGAACACCAAGATATTCGGCGTTGACATGGACGGTGTTTTCGCCGAGTATGCCATAGTTCCCGCCCAGAACGCCTGGAAGAACCCCAAAGGCATGCCCCCCGAGTACGCGGCGCTCCAGGAGCCGCTCGGCAACGCCGTTGATACTGTTCTGGCTGGGCCAATAGCCGGCAGGAGCACTCTCATAACGGGTGCCGGCCCGCTCGGACTCCTTGGAATCGCCGTCGCGAAGGCGTCCGGAGCGTATCCGGTTATCGTGAGCGAGCCGAGCGAGTTCAGGCGCGAGCTGGCCAAGAAGGTCGGTGCCGACTACGTCATCAACCCCTTCGAGGAGGATCCCGTCAAGGCGGTCATGGACATAACCGACGGCGCCGGCGTTGAGGTCTTCCTTGAGTTCAGCGGAGCGCCGAAGGCTCTGGAGCAGGGCCTCGCCGCCACCACCCCTGGGGGAAGGGTCTCGCTTCTCGGCCTCTTCCCGAGGGACGTTACGGTGGACTTCAACAACCTGATCATCTTCAAGGCCCTCGAGGTTCACGGCATCACCGGAAGGCACCTCTGGGAGACCTGGTACACGGTCTCAAGCCTCATCCAGAGCGGCAGGCTCAACCTCGACCCGGTCATCACCCACAAGTACAAGGGCTTCGAGAAGTTCGAGGAAGCCTTCGAGCTGATGAAGGCCGGCAAGACCGGTAAGGTCGTCTTCTTCCCGCACAAGGGCTGA
- a CDS encoding MinD/ParA family ATP-binding protein gives MALIVVTGRGGAGKTTTTANLSAYLAMSEYRVLAVDGDLYLPNLGFHFALDTVKYTVHSLMKNPDIDPEWAVYRHPETGVHVMPGSTRLQDVLGISPRRLVEILDRVKYKFGVVFVDSPTGIPFDTLPTFELANYQIIVVEIERSPIYSFEIMVKNEIEKLKALGERYNLNIGVVLNKVRESEDVVDKIIEVIEDDLNVPVLGWIPFDNVVPESINAGIPVLRYAPKSDAALAFMETGKVLEEWLFG, from the coding sequence ATGGCGCTCATTGTTGTCACGGGGAGAGGCGGTGCAGGAAAGACAACAACAACGGCCAACCTAAGCGCTTACCTAGCCATGAGTGAGTACCGCGTTCTTGCGGTCGATGGTGACCTGTACCTCCCGAACCTAGGGTTTCACTTCGCCCTGGACACCGTCAAGTACACGGTTCATTCCCTCATGAAGAATCCGGACATTGACCCGGAGTGGGCCGTTTACCGTCACCCCGAAACGGGTGTTCATGTAATGCCCGGGAGTACCCGCCTTCAGGACGTTCTTGGCATCTCCCCCAGGAGGCTGGTCGAGATACTTGACAGGGTCAAGTACAAGTTTGGGGTTGTTTTTGTGGATTCCCCAACAGGTATACCCTTCGATACGCTCCCCACCTTTGAGCTGGCCAACTATCAGATTATCGTCGTTGAGATAGAGCGTTCCCCAATATATTCCTTTGAGATAATGGTCAAGAACGAAATTGAGAAGCTGAAGGCCCTCGGAGAGAGGTATAACCTCAACATCGGAGTGGTGCTTAACAAAGTCAGGGAGTCCGAGGATGTCGTCGATAAAATAATCGAGGTAATTGAAGATGACCTCAACGTGCCCGTTCTTGGATGGATTCCCTTTGATAACGTGGTTCCGGAGTCGATAAACGCGGGTATTCCCGTTCTGAGGTACGCCCCCAAGAGCGATGCGGCACTTGCGTTTATGGAGACAGGTAAGGTGCTTGAGGAATGGCTGTTCGGGTAA
- the hmgA gene encoding hydroxymethylglutaryl-CoA reductase (NADPH), with translation MVDFDELVEKVASGEIKLHQVEKYTNGDKKLATEIRRKALEKKLDISLENIGHYSIDPERVIGKNIENMIGVVQIPMGVAGPLRINGEYAKGEFYIPLATTEGALVASVNRGCSALTAAGGVKTTIIDDKMTRAPLLKCPDARRAREVAEWVKANIDYLQEKAVSKVTRHGKLRDVKPYIVGNNLYLRFEFETGDAMGMNMVTISSEEIMKVIEEEFPDVRYLALSGNLCVDKKPNAMNFINGRGKTVIAEAVIPREIVEKKLKTTPELIAEVNYRKNLVGSAQAGSYGFNAHFGNIVGAIFLATGQDEAQITEGSHGITLAEVTPEGDLYISITMPSLEIGTVGGGTRVPTQREALSIMGVAGGGEPAGTNARKFAEIIAGAVLAGELSLLAAIAAKHLAKAHAELGR, from the coding sequence ATGGTGGATTTTGATGAACTCGTTGAGAAAGTGGCCAGCGGGGAGATAAAGCTCCATCAGGTTGAGAAATACACGAACGGCGATAAGAAACTTGCCACTGAAATAAGGAGGAAGGCGCTCGAAAAGAAGCTCGACATTAGCCTTGAGAACATAGGACACTACTCGATAGACCCGGAGAGGGTCATAGGAAAGAACATCGAGAACATGATAGGCGTCGTCCAGATACCGATGGGCGTCGCCGGACCGCTGAGAATAAACGGCGAGTACGCGAAGGGCGAATTCTACATCCCTCTCGCCACCACCGAGGGAGCACTCGTCGCGAGCGTCAACCGCGGCTGTTCTGCTTTGACCGCCGCTGGAGGCGTTAAGACTACGATAATAGACGACAAGATGACCCGCGCGCCCCTCCTCAAGTGCCCCGACGCGAGGAGGGCGAGGGAAGTTGCCGAGTGGGTCAAGGCCAACATCGACTACCTCCAGGAGAAAGCTGTCAGCAAGGTCACCAGACACGGGAAGCTGAGGGACGTTAAGCCTTACATCGTCGGCAACAACCTCTACCTCCGCTTCGAGTTCGAGACCGGCGATGCCATGGGCATGAACATGGTCACCATCTCAAGCGAGGAGATAATGAAGGTCATTGAGGAGGAGTTCCCGGACGTGAGGTACCTTGCCCTCTCGGGCAACCTGTGTGTGGATAAAAAGCCGAACGCCATGAACTTCATCAACGGCCGCGGGAAGACCGTCATAGCCGAGGCGGTAATCCCGCGCGAGATTGTGGAAAAGAAGCTGAAGACCACACCCGAGTTGATAGCCGAGGTCAACTACCGCAAGAACCTCGTCGGTTCCGCCCAGGCAGGTTCCTACGGCTTCAACGCTCACTTCGGAAACATAGTCGGTGCCATCTTCCTAGCCACCGGTCAGGATGAGGCCCAGATCACCGAGGGCTCGCACGGCATAACCCTCGCCGAGGTCACTCCAGAGGGAGACCTCTACATTAGTATTACTATGCCGAGCCTCGAGATTGGAACCGTCGGCGGAGGAACGCGCGTTCCGACCCAGAGGGAAGCTCTCTCAATAATGGGCGTCGCCGGCGGTGGAGAGCCAGCGGGTACGAACGCCAGGAAGTTCGCGGAGATAATAGCCGGTGCCGTCCTCGCTGGGGAACTCTCCCTTCTGGCGGCAATAGCTGCAAAGCACCTGGCGAAAGCCCACGCCGAGCTGGGGCGTTAG
- the gatE gene encoding Glu-tRNA(Gln) amidotransferase subunit GatE — translation MVEKFNYEELGLKVGLEIHRQLDTRRLFSPVPSEMSDEVDFTFQRRLRPTISELGEIDPAALEEFKKGKTYIYEGNYRLADLVYMDEEPPHMPDEEALRISLQISYLLNATPVDEVHFMRKIVIDGSNVSGFQRTAIIAMNGKVDTPWGSVGIPTICLEEDACRIVERGEKEVIYRLDRLGIPLVEISTTPDIHHPEQAKVVAKYIGDALRATRKVKRGLGTIRQDLNVSIRGGARVEIKGVQELDMIPVIIEREIERQVNLLKIRDELRSRGLKPEDIEEEFHDVTEIFQNTGSKIIARTVKKGGKVLAVKLPKFRGLIGKEIQPGRRLGTEMADRAKKYVKGIFHIDELPNYGITELEVNAVIEKLGLGELDAFVLVAAEEETAKNALYEVVKRAREAIEGVPEETRRALPDGNTQYMRPLPGKARMYPETDIPPILITSEMKEGILANLPELPQERVERYVKEYGIDRSLAETLVNDERDELFEELIARGVKPSLAASILVVVLKGLKKEVPIENITDEHIREAFGLYLGGKIAKEAFEEIFKELAENPEKTAEQVAEEKGLTLLSEEEVERIIDEVVQANIEVIKAKGMGAMGMVMGRAMAKLRGRADGKLVSSLVRKKIGELS, via the coding sequence ATGGTTGAGAAGTTCAACTACGAGGAGCTTGGCCTCAAGGTGGGCCTTGAAATCCACAGACAGCTCGACACGAGGAGACTGTTCTCCCCGGTTCCCAGCGAGATGAGCGACGAGGTGGACTTCACGTTCCAGCGCAGGCTCAGGCCGACGATAAGCGAGCTGGGTGAAATCGACCCGGCCGCCCTTGAGGAGTTCAAGAAGGGAAAAACCTACATCTACGAGGGCAACTACAGGCTGGCGGACCTCGTTTATATGGATGAGGAGCCTCCCCACATGCCGGACGAGGAGGCGCTCAGGATCTCCCTCCAGATAAGCTACCTCCTCAACGCGACGCCGGTTGACGAGGTCCATTTCATGCGCAAAATCGTCATAGACGGCTCCAACGTCTCCGGCTTCCAGAGAACCGCGATAATCGCCATGAACGGAAAGGTCGATACGCCATGGGGAAGCGTCGGCATCCCGACGATCTGCCTTGAGGAAGACGCATGCAGAATCGTCGAGAGGGGCGAGAAGGAGGTCATCTACCGCCTCGACCGCCTCGGTATTCCGCTCGTTGAGATAAGCACGACCCCTGACATACACCATCCGGAGCAGGCGAAGGTCGTCGCCAAGTACATCGGCGACGCGCTCAGGGCAACGAGGAAGGTCAAGCGCGGCCTCGGAACCATCAGGCAGGACCTGAACGTCTCCATCAGGGGCGGAGCAAGGGTCGAGATCAAGGGTGTCCAGGAGCTGGACATGATTCCGGTCATCATTGAGCGCGAGATAGAGAGGCAGGTGAACCTGCTCAAAATCAGGGACGAGCTCAGATCGAGGGGCCTCAAGCCTGAGGACATCGAAGAGGAGTTTCACGACGTCACCGAGATATTCCAGAACACCGGCTCGAAGATAATCGCCCGCACCGTAAAGAAGGGCGGAAAGGTTCTCGCCGTTAAACTCCCCAAGTTCCGCGGGCTTATAGGGAAGGAGATACAGCCCGGCAGGCGCCTGGGCACCGAGATGGCGGACAGGGCCAAGAAGTACGTGAAGGGAATCTTCCACATCGATGAACTACCGAATTATGGAATTACAGAATTAGAGGTTAATGCAGTTATCGAAAAACTTGGTCTTGGCGAGCTTGACGCCTTCGTACTCGTCGCGGCAGAGGAGGAAACCGCAAAGAACGCCCTCTACGAGGTTGTAAAGCGCGCCAGGGAGGCCATCGAAGGTGTTCCTGAGGAGACAAGAAGGGCTCTGCCCGACGGCAACACCCAGTACATGCGTCCGCTCCCGGGGAAGGCCAGGATGTATCCGGAAACGGACATACCGCCGATACTGATAACCAGCGAGATGAAGGAGGGGATACTAGCCAACCTGCCCGAACTCCCGCAGGAGCGCGTCGAGCGCTACGTGAAAGAGTACGGGATAGACAGAAGCCTTGCCGAGACCCTCGTTAACGACGAGCGCGACGAGCTCTTCGAGGAGCTGATAGCCAGGGGAGTCAAGCCCTCTTTAGCGGCTTCAATCCTCGTGGTGGTTCTCAAGGGACTCAAGAAGGAGGTACCCATCGAGAATATCACCGATGAGCACATCAGAGAAGCCTTTGGCCTGTACCTCGGTGGAAAGATAGCCAAGGAAGCCTTCGAGGAGATATTCAAGGAGCTGGCAGAGAATCCTGAGAAGACCGCAGAACAGGTCGCGGAGGAGAAGGGCCTCACCCTCCTCAGCGAAGAAGAGGTCGAGAGGATAATAGACGAGGTCGTTCAGGCGAACATCGAAGTCATCAAAGCCAAGGGAATGGGCGCGATGGGAATGGTCATGGGCAGGGCCATGGCGAAGCTCCGCGGAAGGGCGGACGGAAAGCTCGTCAGCTCGCTCGTGAGGAAGAAGATAGGGGAGCTGAGCTGA
- the gatD gene encoding Glu-tRNA(Gln) amidotransferase subunit GatD, giving the protein MRKVERFMKEKGLEVGDHVRIIEKENGNTSVYEGVVMNPYELSSGETLTLKLDNGYNVGILVDQILEVEVIEKAAPREELKFEEVFPKKPGLPSVAIIGTGGTIASRIDYKTGAVHAAFTAEELAKAVPEIFEVANITPKLLFNIMSEDMRPEYWVKIAHEVAGMLNNGEDGVVIAHGTDTMAYTASALSFMLRDLGKPVILVGSQRSSDRPSSDAAMNLICSVRMATADFGEVAIVMHGETSDTYCLAHRGTKARKMHTSRRDAFRSINDVPIARIWGDGKVEFMRNDYRRRTESEVWVDDEMEEKVAIIKAFPGIQPEIIDFFVDRGYKGLVIEGTGLGHVPTYVIDSIKRATEEGVAVCMTSQCLYGRVNLNVYSTGRRLLKAGVIPCEDMLPETAYVKLMWVLGHTNDPKEVREMMLTNYAGEITPYTRFDTFLR; this is encoded by the coding sequence ATGCGGAAAGTTGAGAGGTTTATGAAGGAGAAAGGCCTCGAAGTCGGAGATCACGTCCGGATAATCGAAAAGGAGAACGGAAACACGAGCGTCTATGAGGGCGTTGTCATGAACCCCTACGAGCTGTCCAGCGGCGAAACCCTCACGCTGAAGCTCGACAACGGGTACAACGTTGGAATCCTCGTGGATCAAATCCTGGAGGTCGAGGTGATCGAGAAGGCCGCCCCCAGGGAGGAGCTGAAGTTCGAGGAGGTCTTCCCCAAGAAGCCAGGCCTTCCAAGCGTCGCGATAATAGGAACCGGCGGAACCATAGCGAGCAGGATTGACTACAAGACGGGCGCTGTTCACGCGGCCTTCACCGCCGAGGAGCTCGCCAAAGCCGTCCCCGAGATATTCGAGGTAGCGAACATAACGCCGAAGCTGCTCTTCAACATAATGAGTGAGGACATGCGCCCGGAGTACTGGGTTAAGATAGCCCACGAGGTAGCCGGAATGCTGAACAACGGCGAGGATGGAGTTGTCATCGCCCACGGAACGGACACGATGGCCTACACCGCCTCGGCGCTCAGCTTCATGCTCCGCGATCTCGGAAAGCCGGTCATCCTCGTAGGTTCCCAGAGGAGCTCCGACAGGCCGAGCAGCGACGCGGCGATGAACCTCATCTGCTCCGTCCGGATGGCGACCGCCGACTTCGGTGAGGTGGCCATCGTCATGCACGGCGAGACCAGCGACACCTACTGCCTCGCCCACCGCGGGACCAAGGCCAGGAAGATGCACACGAGCAGGAGGGACGCGTTCAGGAGCATAAACGACGTCCCAATCGCCAGGATATGGGGCGACGGAAAGGTAGAATTCATGAGAAACGACTACCGCAGGAGAACCGAGAGCGAGGTCTGGGTGGACGACGAGATGGAGGAGAAGGTGGCCATCATCAAGGCCTTCCCGGGAATCCAGCCGGAGATAATAGATTTCTTCGTTGACAGAGGGTACAAAGGGCTGGTCATCGAAGGAACGGGTCTCGGCCACGTGCCCACCTACGTCATCGATTCGATAAAGCGCGCTACAGAGGAAGGCGTCGCCGTCTGCATGACGAGCCAGTGCCTCTACGGCAGGGTGAACCTCAACGTGTATTCCACCGGAAGGAGGCTCCTAAAGGCAGGTGTCATACCGTGCGAGGACATGCTCCCAGAGACGGCATACGTCAAGCTCATGTGGGTTCTCGGCCACACCAACGACCCGAAGGAAGTGCGTGAGATGATGCTCACGAACTACGCCGGAGAGATAACGCCGTACACGAGGTTTGACACGTTCCTGAGGTGA
- a CDS encoding transcriptional regulator, with translation MMTRRQRIIKLLEERDYSPSELALALELRGWGAKKTVLEDLKAIQKTLKREGKVLLIKPAECRKCGFVFRQEINVPSRCPRCRSEWIEEPRFKIEAR, from the coding sequence ATGATGACTCGCAGGCAGAGAATAATAAAGCTTTTGGAGGAGCGGGACTACTCACCGAGCGAGCTGGCACTGGCCCTTGAGCTCCGCGGCTGGGGTGCAAAGAAAACCGTGCTGGAGGACCTGAAGGCCATCCAGAAGACCCTCAAGCGCGAGGGAAAGGTGCTCCTCATAAAGCCCGCGGAGTGCAGGAAGTGCGGCTTCGTCTTCCGGCAGGAGATAAACGTCCCCTCCCGCTGCCCAAGGTGCCGGTCGGAGTGGATAGAGGAACCCAGGTTTAAGATTGAGGCCAGATAG